ATGGCCCGGCCCTGATGCGGGGCCCGGTGTACCTTGCCGATTTCTGTCGGGCTTCTGCGCCGGTGCCATACGAACACCGTCAGGCCTGTGATTCATATAGGCTGAGGATGAGAGAAAAATGCGACATCGAGTAGCAGGACGAATTCTCGGCCGCGATAGCGGCCACCGCAAAGCGCTCTTTCGCAACCTGATTCGAGAGCTCTACATTCATGAGCGGATCGTGACCACAGAGGCCAAAGCCCGGGCCATCCGCGCCGATGCGGAAAAGCTGATCACCAAGGCCAAGCGGGGCCTGGCCGAGGGCGGCAACCGGGTCCACGCCCAACGTCAGGTGGTGGCCTATCTCAACGACAAGGGGGTGGCCACCAAGCTCTTCAACGAGCTGGCCCCCCGCTATCAGAACCGCAACGGCGGCTATACCCGCATCATCAAACTGGGCAAGCGCCAGGGCGACGCTGCGGATATGGCCATCATCGAGCTGGTGGAAGCGGCGGAATAGGGCTGCATCCCCAGGGCGGCAAGGGTAGCACAGGTAGTGGTCGACGCCATTCCAACCCTGTACGCCTGTGCCCTGGTGGCGTATGACGGCACGGCCTACCACGGCTTCCAGTACCAGGTGGGCGTGCCCACCATCCAGGGAACGTTGGAGGAGGCCCTGCAGCGCTTCGCCGAACCGGTGAGCCGGGTGGTCGGCGCCGGCCGCACCGATGCTGGCGTCCATGCCAGCGGCCAGGTGGTGGCGGTTCGGGTGCGCTGGCGCCATAGCCTGGAAAGCTTGTTGCAGGCCTGGAATGCCCATCTGCCGGCGGATATCAGCGTGCGTGGATTGGTCCAGGTGCCCGAGGGGTTTCATCCTCGCTTCAGCGCCGTTGCCCGGACCTACCGGTACTGGGTCTACGTGGATGGAACACCGGCCACCCTGCCCCGGCCTCGTCGGTCGCCGCTGACCGACCGCTATGCCCTGTTTGAGCCGCGGCCATTGGATGTGGATCGTATGAATCAGGCCGCGGCACTGTTGCGGGGGCAGCACGATTTCGCCACCTTTGGCCAGCCAACCCAGGGGGACAGCACGGTGCGCCGGGTGGACCAGGCCGAGTGGCAGGTGGTGGAGACCAACTTGACGCCGCTGGACCCCTTTCCCGGGCAGCACCTGGTCTTTACGGTCACCGCCAATGGCTTCCTGCGGCAGATGGTCCGAGCCCTGGTGGGCGCCCTGTTGGAGGTGGGCCGGGGCCGTTGGAGCCTGGAGATGTTGGAGTCCGCCCTCCAGGCCCGGGACCGCAGCCAGGCACCGCCGCCCGCATCGCCGGCCGGCCTGGTCCTGGAGCGAGTGCACTATCCGCCCGGGTTAGCTCCTTTTGATGGAGGGGACGGCAGCGTACCCGGAGGGGCCCGGCCGGCATAAAGCATGGCCCCACGGCATCGATGTCATGTGGGATGTCATGTCGAGTGCCATGAACATCGATGCCATGAAGATCGGTGTGGTGGAGATTCCGGTGTGGTGAAGATTCGACTGGTTGATTAACGGGTTGATTAGAGGAGTAGATCGCGTGAAGACATACAGCCCAAGCGCCGAAGAGGCCAAAAGCAGCCGTGAGTGGTGGGTGGTGGATGCCACGGGCAAGACCTTGGGGCGTCTGGCGTCAGAGATTGCAAAAGTTTTGCGAGGCAAACACAAGCCGACCTATAGCCCCCATGTGGACGGTGGCGATTTTGTGATCGTCATCAACTGCGAAAAAATCGTGGTAACGGGCAATAAACTGGACACCGTGCGCTACTATCGCCATTCTCGCTATCCCGGCGGCTTGAAGAGCCGGACCATGCGGGAACAGCTTCAGCGCTTCCCAGAGCGGGTGCTTTACGCCGCGGTCAAGGGCATGATGCCCAAGACGCGCCTGGGACGGGCCCAGATGAAGAAGCTGCGCATCTATGCCGGCAGTGAGCATCCCCACGCGGCCCAGCAGCCGAAAGTCCTGGAAATCTAGGGCCTGTTGAACAGCTTGGCCAGCAGAGCGAGCAGGAGGAGAAGGTATGGCTCAATATATTGAGGCAGTCGGTCGCCGCAAGACCGCTACGGCACGGGTGCGGCTCTATCCCGGCAACGGTGAAATTGTGGTTAACGAAAAGCCGTTGGAAGAGTACTTTGGTCGGGCCCTGGATCGCATGATCCTGCGCCAGCCCCTGGCCCTGACCGGCACCGAGAACGCCTACAACATCAGCGTACGGGTGCGGGGCGGCGGTGAATCCGGCCAGGCCAATGCAGTGCGCCATGGTATTGCCCGGGCCCTGGTGGAGGCCGACCCCAACATGCGGCCTGTGCTCAAAGCGGCGGGTTTTCTCACCCGGGATGCCCGGGCCAAGGAACGCAAGAAGCCCGGCCTCAAGCGAGCCCGTAAGGCGCCGCAGTACACCAAGCGCTAGAAAATCCCGGCAGCAATTTATTGTAGGTCCGGCCTCCTGGCCGGACAGGGGCGCCTGCATTCCCGGTGCCCCTATCACGCAGGGATGCGTGGCCTATGGGGGCCTTTGCTTGGGTGCATCACGTACCCTGTCAAAATCCCTGGTGTTGACGCCGGGCTGTACTGGAAACCAGCCTCCAAGGGCTGGCTGCCCCCGGGCAGTCGCCCCTTGGAGGTTTTCCATTGGCCTAAGGATCCAAAGGAGGAGGTGATGCGAGCCATCCGAGCCGGCATCCTGTTTGTGCCCGAGATTGATGACCAGGCCAGCCAGGCCGTGCGCGCCCTGCTCCATCAGGCCGTTCCCCATCTGTTTATCGTGGCGGAGACCAGCGCGGCCAACCAGCGGTACTGGCTGGAAGATTTACTGCAGCGCTGGTGCGATGAAGAGGAGATGGACCTGATCCTGACCATCGGCGGGACCCTGCCGGCGCCGGGCCCCAGCAGCCGGGAAGTGGTGCCCGATGCAACCGCTGCGGTGCTGGAGCGGGATCTGCCCGGCCTGGCCGAGGCCATGCGCGCCCATGCGGCCCCAGACGTACCGCTGGCATGGCTTCATCGGGGCAGGGTTGGCATCCGCGGGCGAACCCTGATCCTCAATCTGCCCGGTGGGGCAGGAGCAGCCGCCCGCTGCCTGGAAGGAGTGGCCAAGCTGCTGGCGCCTACCCTGGACTATCTGTGGGACGAGTCCCCTGCGCCTCGCCTGCCATCCTCTTCCGCTGATGTTCCCACCTCCGCCCGCCGGAAAGGGCGGGCAGACCGCCAATCCTCGGGTCTGGACCCCGCCGAGTTCGCCGCCTTCCTGAAGCGCTCTGGGCGGAAGGACGACGACCCGGCTGGGTGATGGCCGCGTGACGTACATGGCGAAGGGCGGGGAGAGAGCCCGCCCCCTGCCCGCATCACGTGCCGACTTCAGCTAACGGCCAACAGCTCTTTGCGCCGCTGGGCAATGGCATCCAGCAACTCGTTGTAGGAGTCCGCGAATTTCTGCACGCCCTCCCGTTCCAGCTCTTCAGTGACTTCCTGAAAATCAATCCCCAGTCGGGCCAGCTCGGCCATGGTAGCTTCGGCCTGGTCCAGGTCCTGATCCACTGTGCGGGCCACCCGGCCGTGATCGCGTAGGGCGTCCAGGGTCTTGGGGGGCATGGTGTTCACCGTGTGGGGACCGATGAGGGGCTCCACGTAGAGCAGGTCCGGATAGGCCGGGTTTTTGGTGCTGGTGCTGGCCCAGAGGGGGCGCTGTACCTGAGCGCCGGC
This sequence is a window from Litorilinea aerophila. Protein-coding genes within it:
- the truA gene encoding tRNA pseudouridine(38-40) synthase TruA, with the protein product MVDAIPTLYACALVAYDGTAYHGFQYQVGVPTIQGTLEEALQRFAEPVSRVVGAGRTDAGVHASGQVVAVRVRWRHSLESLLQAWNAHLPADISVRGLVQVPEGFHPRFSAVARTYRYWVYVDGTPATLPRPRRSPLTDRYALFEPRPLDVDRMNQAAALLRGQHDFATFGQPTQGDSTVRRVDQAEWQVVETNLTPLDPFPGQHLVFTVTANGFLRQMVRALVGALLEVGRGRWSLEMLESALQARDRSQAPPPASPAGLVLERVHYPPGLAPFDGGDGSVPGGARPA
- the rpsI gene encoding 30S ribosomal protein S9 encodes the protein MAQYIEAVGRRKTATARVRLYPGNGEIVVNEKPLEEYFGRALDRMILRQPLALTGTENAYNISVRVRGGGESGQANAVRHGIARALVEADPNMRPVLKAAGFLTRDARAKERKKPGLKRARKAPQYTKR
- the rplQ gene encoding 50S ribosomal protein L17; translation: MRHRVAGRILGRDSGHRKALFRNLIRELYIHERIVTTEAKARAIRADAEKLITKAKRGLAEGGNRVHAQRQVVAYLNDKGVATKLFNELAPRYQNRNGGYTRIIKLGKRQGDAADMAIIELVEAAE
- the rplM gene encoding 50S ribosomal protein L13, with translation MKTYSPSAEEAKSSREWWVVDATGKTLGRLASEIAKVLRGKHKPTYSPHVDGGDFVIVINCEKIVVTGNKLDTVRYYRHSRYPGGLKSRTMREQLQRFPERVLYAAVKGMMPKTRLGRAQMKKLRIYAGSEHPHAAQQPKVLEI
- a CDS encoding MogA/MoaB family molybdenum cofactor biosynthesis protein, giving the protein MRAIRAGILFVPEIDDQASQAVRALLHQAVPHLFIVAETSAANQRYWLEDLLQRWCDEEEMDLILTIGGTLPAPGPSSREVVPDATAAVLERDLPGLAEAMRAHAAPDVPLAWLHRGRVGIRGRTLILNLPGGAGAAARCLEGVAKLLAPTLDYLWDESPAPRLPSSSADVPTSARRKGRADRQSSGLDPAEFAAFLKRSGRKDDDPAG